One Pelmatolapia mariae isolate MD_Pm_ZW linkage group LG1, Pm_UMD_F_2, whole genome shotgun sequence genomic window, cactcgcttttgccactttgtacttttgtgttactcgcagcaacaactccacctcattgttagtccatttaaaaaacttggTGCGCttcctcgacattttgccgtgacgtttcaaagagccggaaagtaaataaacggcagacagagatgaggcaggtcgaatcgtcTTGCGTTTCGTGCACAactgcacaactctgtgaaaatgactgaaaacgatagtgtggacgcggaacgttttcagacgaaaacgccgttttcaaatttatccgggctagtgtggacgttgCCATAATCTCACCACTGTGTCCTGAGTCTGCTGTGGGGCCTTCTCTCAGTGTGACATGcttggaacacctcacccaggaggcgcccaggaggcatcctagtcagatgcccgaatcacctcaactgactcctttcaatgtggaggagcagcaagTCTATTCTGAGCACCTTTCCTCCTGTAGATCCACCACCCCCAGGAGGTGCCATAGGGGTTGAGTGTAGTATGGGCAGGGGTGGAGGCCCAGGGAGTCTGATTCTTGGCTACGTAAACTGGCTATCGGGACAATAAAATGATCCAGAACAGTAAAAACCAGACTGACAGTTTTCAGTACTGTGACCATTGAACACAGGAACTCTTTACTGTGAGCCATCCTGCTGTTGCTAACTGCTTATTCAAGCACTAAACCTATTATAATATTAGACCCCCCTAAATAAGCTTTGTGTTCCTGCAGTTCTACTAGACATTGAAGTACTGCATGAAGTTCtctaaatcttaaaaaaaaagattcttggACAACTTCCATGTGGTTTCTTGGTTCTGATTCCCATTACGCCATTTCTTTTCCTCAGGAATGTATAATACTTTGTGTCAGATAGTTTGTCCTGTCATTTTAGGAAGCATTAGGTGATGTGGTATACTGTGGACTCCCTGAAGTCGGCCAAAGACTCGAACAAATGGGTAAGAGCTGTGAATTGGTGACATATTTATGAAGTAATTGATTCTAGCATTGTAATAAGAagtgtttttcctctgtgtgtttgtgtgtgtgttgcagatgAGTTTGGTGCACTGGAAAGTGTAAAGGCTGCCAGCGAGCTGTACTCACCATTAACAGGAGAGGTGACTGAAATCAACACAGAGCTGGCAGAAAATCCTGGACTTGTGAACAAAGATTGCTATGCAAAGGGTGAGCATCCACCACTCAATGTTGTACTTTGCCAGTACACTTGTCCTTGTGATTTCTCAGAATTGCAAGATAGAGGACAACCTGCCAAACCAGTATTACAAAGAAGTAAAATTACAGCTTGTTCTTTTCAACAAGTACAACTgttgattttaaaataaacaaactctTATCTTTCAGGATGGATAATCAAGATGACCATCGAAAAGCCCGAAGAACTTGATGGCCTCATGGATCAAGCTGCATATGATAAATTTGTCAAATCACTTGAATAAAATTATAAACTCATTTTGCTTTGTAATGTAATCACAGTCAAAGATTAGTCCCTGCAAGGTTACTAACATGTAGTGTGTCACACTTATTCATCTGTGGTATTTATTCTGGTACCGGAATTGTGTCCTCAAACTAAAATACTCGACTACAAATGCTCAGTAACAGCTTCCACTTAGAAAGTTCCTTTTTGTTAAGCAACTAGCACATCTAAAGGGCTCTTAATCTCAAGATCTGTCCGTATTATTGGGTCTTGTGTGTGGTGCTTTGCTCCACTGCCAATATGTTCACAGATGTGTTAAACAACTTGAACGTGCTGTGTCAAATCCATTCAATAAAATGTGGGCATTTTGTTTGGGTTGTTGTATCCAAACTTGGAAAATGAATCATTTTCTCGCATTCTTGGCAAGGCAAGTAATTACAGAGGTGTGTATTGTGAACATGTAAGCACCTATTTGCACGGCAAAAGTGACAGCACACCTTTAGCTGTAATTTTTATTGAAGTTCTTCAGACAGACATGTTCAAACCAAATTGCTTCATATGAGCTGCCAGGACGGACTGCAGCTTTTTGTGTGTCGGTATCTATTATAGTTTAAAATACCTTGACCTTTGCCTTCAGGTGATGATAGCCTGAGTTAGTCGAAGCTAGTTAATCAATGATTAATGCCGCAGTGGTTTTAAAATCAGCGACTGaacaaaaacatgcacattCAGGTTGATAATGAGAAGACTGTGATTGGTCTAAATAGGttattttcagtttattcttGCAGTGTGTTCACCACCAGTGTCTGCTGCTGACTGTAACAACCATTTTTCATATCCCTCCATTGGATTAAAAAGGCCGGTTTGACCCTCAGTTGGCTTTTAAAACCTGGGAAAAACCTTTCAGATGTATTTTAGAATGAGCAGCAGAGGAATGGGAAGAAACAAAACTTTCATCAAGCAGTTCACTTGTGATTGAGTAATGAGAGGAATTCAAAGCAGAAGATGGTAATGTTGTtgggttattttctttatttaattagCTTCATGGACATTAGTGTCATTCTGCTGGTTTTCAAGTGAGTCCAACACCTTTGTAGGACTGCAGGTGGGATAGTCCCTGAACATCTTTGTTTCCTCTTACAGAAACCTGTGCCTAATCTATATTATTTTCACATATTTACactgcaaaaaaggaaaaaacaaatttaaaaaatggtgCTAAAGGCataaaaatcataaattaaTCAAAGATGATGGAGcctacacattttttatttcatgacaTTTTTCCCCATGTAAATAAATCACCTTAACTTTTTATAGGACACTCATTCAAATATAAGGAAACTCAAAATTTCAACCCAAGAGTGTTTTTGGAGCATATTACagctatatatttatatttatatttattaactGACTGCAACTTTTCATAATTATAACATCCACACCAAAGTACATTCCTGTCCAGGCTCAAGCAACAGCTTCATGGGGAAGCTTATGTATGGTGGCACTCTCCAGTAAGATGATACTTTTTTTCAATGACTTAAATTCATTCACTGACTTGAGCATATGTATACACCCAAATACAGGGTGTGTTGTTCTCTGACATGGTGATAGGATAGCTTCTGTAAAAGAGCCAAATAGCTGCAAAATTCAATCAGAACTAAATAAACCACACACTGAATTACTACATTGATTTTAGAATTAATAAGACTCACAGTAAACATATATGCAGTTTAAGAGCTTTATAgtaaaaaaatgaacacaatCACATATTACACTATTTTTTATCTTGAAATTACTACAAGTGGTTTAAGCTTCTCACTGAGTGACTGTATAATGTTATACAAACTCGTGGGAGCTTATATGCTGCTGATTATGATTGTCCTACGCTTATAcctaataatttattttttaattaaaaaaacgttAACTGGACGCATCTGCTGCAGTTCAGCAGTTCTGTCTGAAAATTGATTTACCGACAGAACTGCTGAGTTCCTGAATTGGTACCTCTTTGTTGGATATGCCATATGCACCATAAGGTGCTGGTGCAGTTGCCTTTTGAGAACAGGCCCAGGTTTTAGCATGTTAATGCCTTTTTATGCTACATATTACAATGAGGCTTTAGATAAAGTTGAGTACAAGGTCTCTCTCACTGTTCTAAAAATAGCAAGATTACAAGGAAAACAGGCTCTTTAACAGCCCCTTTATAGCAGGCTGATTACTTTAATGAGGTAGAATATACCATAAAAGCATCTGACTGAAGAAATTTCaaccaaaaaatacaaatactaaCTGTACTAGAAAATACACTGATTTGAGAAAGCACTTTACCCCTTCCTaatctcttctttctttctttttttaaattaagatttCAGTTATTTTCTGTCAGAAAAACCTGAAGTAGAATGTCCAGCCATCAGTTCCATAAGTCACAATTATGGTATATTCTCCTCATTAGCCTGTTATTAAAACACACTGTTGTactattttaaagtttaaatctgTGTACATGCGGCTGGACATGAACTAAGGTATAGCCCTGAAAGTTTCGTGGGCACAGTACAGTacgttttgatttttaaaatatatttatatattttactgaATTTCTATACTTAGTTATGTTCATATGTTTTTGGAAAATTGTTCAATCCTAACATTTTTCACAACTCGGTTCACTCAGTTCATTCCTGCCACTCGAATCACTTTGGTAATAGTGATATTTTAAAAGTTATAATTACAAATATAATCGATAAAACAAAGACATTGCTGATCCGTATGTAAGATactgcaaacaaaaaacacaactttttttgtatatttcacTCAGGTTTCAGATCATTAAACCAAACAAatgtaatattagacaaagataacccaagTGAATACAAAAGGCATACGTTAAATGATTTCATTTTCAGAGATGAAAAGTGCGATACTCAAGCTACTAAAGCCTCAAAAGACCCATTTCTATCATTGCACGGTTTGTTAAGTGTCATTTTTCACTATCTGTATAGAAATGTAACTTAATGTTCACCGTGGCCTAGTATTGCTCATCTAAAGACGATATAAATTATTCTTCTACACTAGATTACTTGAAGTACCTCTTATGACTGGCGTTTCCGTTTACGATTTTAAGGGGGTGAATGCTCCTTTACACACTCTTTGATTGGCTGGTTGTTACATATCCCACAATCCACCGCCTTACAACTTCCTTTTTCCTTTCGGCCATTTTCCTCCCTTGTAGGTATGTGAAGTTATCCTCCAAAGATTTTCAAAAAATCCGTTTCAATCCttgattttctgtttgtatttgtgaATTTAGCTTATAGTCTGAAAAAGTGTGTTTTGTCATCTTTTAAATAAGGTGATTATTATCATGATTTTTTGCGTTAAATTGCTAAGTAGCTAATGTTTTTATGGAGATGACCGGTGAAGCGATGGCTGTCAGTAGCTATGTTTAAACACTGTCCTGCAAAATAAAGATGAACCTACGTGAATGCCGAAATGGCGATGACAAATGGATTATTACATGTAGTAGTTTGTAACGACATTATCGGGGCATGAAAGTAGCCGGACGCCTCGTTAATGCTTTAGCTTAGCATCTTAGCACTGTATGAAGCGGAGGTGCGCCGGCATGACGGTCCGCTCATGTGTATGTGCCACGCTGTGTTGCAGGGAAGCAGGCAGCCATGGCCCCCAGCCGGAATGGAATGATCCTGAACCCTCACTTTCACAAAGACTGGCAGAAAAGAGTGCGCACCTGGTTCAACCAGCCAGCCAGGAAAATCCGCAGGTGAGGACATGGACGTATGCTAACTTGAGCTAGCGTGGCCGTAAATGATTAGCATCGAATTCGGTTCAAATGGTGGGAATTTTTGGCCCGTAAAGATTAACTATACCATGCTGTGGATCTAGGATTCATCCCATGTGTACATcaatataatatttacattgACAGACGTTTCTTATACTCTGTAGTTACCGTGTGTTATGTGAACTTGCGTGTAACTGTCCCTCAGTCCCATGAGACATTATTAaactattaaataaaacaaactgagaAAGTGGTTGTACCTTGTTTGGTTTGAGCCACCACTTCAGCTGATCAAGCTGTTGGTCAAGCAGGACAATCTTTACGTTTTTGATATATCTGTTTGCCTGAAAAATTATACTGAACTAAGCAGATACAGCAAactacatgttttttttgttttgcttttttcttcttttaattgatattgatattttaCTGATTAGGATTAGGGTATAAGACTGAGGTTGGAGCATGACGCTGTAGTCTTAGAGCTGATGTAGCTTTCTGCTTTGAATCTTAGTAGACCCTACAACTGACTGAAGTCTTTTCTAGCAGTTAATGGTTTATGTGGTGCATTATGTTATGTATTGTGTCCTAGTGTTTTACATGTGGTGTCAGCCCTAGAAGTGAATGTTATGAGTAGCTTTTTTACCCTTCCTATTTGGCAGTCTTTGTTTGGATCAGTTACTTTTCAGAGGCAAACACATTTGTCCCTCAAGTACATCCTCCTTCGAGGAAGTTGTTCACTGTGAGTCCTTACAGATGTCTAAGAAGGTCTTTTTGGTTGATCTAAACTTCCGACTTTTTCCTCAGGCGAAAGGCTCGTCAGGCTAAAGCCCGCCGCATTGCTCCTCGCCCTGTCGCTGGACCACTGAGGCCACAGGTTAGGTGTCCCACTATCAGGTACCATACCAAGGTTCGTTCCGGACGTGGCTTCACCCTCGAGGAACTGAAGGTACGATTGTAGTTCtctgtaaatgttttattaGAAGGTAAAGCACATCTTTAATTTCTTTAGACCTAAAACTGTTAAAGTTACATGAAACATTCAGTGCGACATTAATTAAaatacacacttacacacaagTGCTGCAAGCAAACTGATGTTTGGCAACTGTTTTGTCTGGTGGAAGTTTATTTCTATATCAAAATGAAGCGCTAGAGACTAAAAACTTCAGAAGTGATATTTAGAGTTATTGTGGATGGAAATCTGAACAAACTATCAAGTCAAAGAACTGTGGCTGTAGAAGACCTTAATGTTCTTGTCAAAGTTTACCTTGGCAAAAATATCAAGTTCTCCCTGTATGAGGAAAGTCAATGAGCTTTAATCAGAAACTGCTGAGAGCGCGAGggcttcttttgttttctcaaGTTTTAAGTGTTTTCATGCATGTGTAACCGTATAAATCAAATCATTTATCTGCCATAAAATTAATCATGAAGAGAGCTAAACTAAGAGTCTGATTGttatcagctaagtaaagaatACTCATGAACTTTGAGTCATAGCCAGCTGTGCTCTCATCATTGGCCATCGCTAGTAAGTGATCTTGCTTTTGCAAGTGGCCCTGTATCCCATGTAACTATAAAATGCATCCAGCAAGCGTGTTAACCATTGATGGCGGACGTGTTCAGGAATGTAACAACCATTTTGTTTTGCATCACAGCAGTTCAGATTATGACAAATCTCTGGACTTGCTGCATTTGCTTGATGAATACGTTGAACGCATTTTCTGAATGCTGCTATTTGTTATTTGAAAAGGAAGCGATTTTATGCTGACAGCTTGACATCAGTGTTTTATCATGTACAGGGCACGTGATGAAAATCAGAATTGTAAACGATCAAGTCCTCCTGTGCTAATGTTCCCGCAGGCGGCTGGCATCCACAAAAAGACGGCCCGCACCATTGGCATCTCAGTAGACCCTCGTCGCCGCAACCGATCCGCAGAATCTCTTCAGGCCAATGTGCAGCGCCTGAAGGAGTACCGCTCCAAGCTCATCCTGTTCCCCAGGAAGGCTTCTGCCCCCAAGAAGGGAGATAGCACTGTAAGTTTTCACATGGCACACAAAGATTAGACTTTGGTGTTTCTCCTTGTTATTaatttactttgttttgtttgtttggctcATTTTCCTGAGAAAAAACAAGTGTTGAAGCATTCAACAAAAGCATGTGGCCAGTAGGAGTTGGCTGTATATAGAAACTGAAAAAGCGCAGTTTTGGAAGACATCTTTGGTGTGAATGtaccatttctttatttaaaattactaaaaaaaaatttttaatgtattaaaaaaaatggctaAAATAAGACTTGCACATTCCTTTAAGTTAAGACACAGAAGAGATTATAGAGACTACAGCAGTCTTTTATGTGTGAAGGATAATTTGATATTTGAATACCTTTTCGGCTGCTTCCTTTAGACTCCATGGGATTTAAGGTTACCTAGGTAACCTGGGGACACGTCTGCTAATTATGAAATTCCGTTAAGCTGGGAAAATGAGACGTACTGATGAAATTCAAGGTTTCTCTGTTAGATCATTATTAAAACATGCCGAATCAGCCGTGCATCAGTATAATAATTCCAAGCTGACTGCCGAAGATGAGCTGCACTCCCACATTCTGCCACCTTTAAATGTGAATATATAAGTACGATTCCCATTCGGGTGATTGAAATCAAACCAGACGGTCTTAATAAGCATTTGTTTGGCGCCCTAGTGAAAAGTCTTGCTGTCTGTtccctttaaaaatatttaactgtTTCGTCATTTCAGGAGGAGGAACTCAAGATGGCCACTCAGCTCACTGGTCCAGTCATGCCCATCAGAACTGTAAGTGACAGCTCCTGCAAGGTTACCCTGTGTATCTGTTTATTGATGAGGATTAAGAAAGctgaaaataatttgttttcACTAAAGTTATTGGCCAGTTTTACCTGGACCAGTATTACATTAGTAATGACTGATAAAAGATGCATTAACAGTCCGATCATTTTGCATTACAGCAGTCAGATGATGACAAATCTCCGGAATCTCTGTATTTCTTTGATGAAACACTTGAACCCTTTTTCTGatgactgctgttcacaaaaataaaaaaatcagctaGAAAGCTGAACTGATTTTCACAAAATGTTAAATTCTCAAAATTCAAGCTTGAGGATTTGGAGAAACCCTTATTTTCCAgtatttggtgtgtgtgtgtgtgtgtcttaactctggtgttgttttttctcctctAGGTGCACAAGAAGGAGAAGGCCAGGGTTATCTCCGAGGATGAGAAGAACTTTAAGGCTTTCGCCAGCCTGCGTATGGCTCGCGCCAATGCTCGTCTATTCGGCATTCGTGCCAAGAGAGCCAAAGAGGCTGCTGAGCAGGATGTGGAGAAGAAGAAGTGAAAATAGTCACTATGGAACTTTgcaaaataaagtgtttaaaaagaGCAAGGTGTGAATGTCATGATTACAATCTCATTTAGATTGACAGATGGCAGTTTTCATGAGCTAATCATAGATAAGCTGGCAAGAGTTTATTCCTTCGTCAAGGCGAGAGCCAAGTCGTGCGTTTCTGTCAGCAACactacacacaaacaccaccAGGTTGCATTTCATAAAACCTGGAGAGGTGCTTGGAAAGCACGATTGAAGGAAGAACTCAGCAGATAAATGTATTCtaatcacatatttaaaaaatgtcagaGCCTTGGATGTGTTCACGGAAGTCCATTTCATAGATGGTataaaatcagtttaaaatAGCTGTTGGGTTAAGACTGCTGTCTAATACGTGACAATATGCTGGATCTGACTATATTACAAGTTTTTGCATTATAATGAGAGGAGAAAGAAACCCAATGAAAACTTTCTTTGGCACCAAGGTTCAGACATCTATGAAAACACAAGTTAATCAAAAACATGAttgcacaaatttaaaaaatccagcAGGTGTTTTGGATCACAGTAAGATATGTGGATACTAAAAGCAACCCACACAGCTTTTAATTCACATCTGTGACTTGTGTCAAAATtcaattattttacttttttgcaTCACA contains:
- the rpl13 gene encoding large ribosomal subunit protein eL13; this translates as MAPSRNGMILNPHFHKDWQKRVRTWFNQPARKIRRRKARQAKARRIAPRPVAGPLRPQVRCPTIRYHTKVRSGRGFTLEELKAAGIHKKTARTIGISVDPRRRNRSAESLQANVQRLKEYRSKLILFPRKASAPKKGDSTEEELKMATQLTGPVMPIRTVHKKEKARVISEDEKNFKAFASLRMARANARLFGIRAKRAKEAAEQDVEKKK
- the gcshb gene encoding glycine cleavage system protein H (aminomethyl carrier), b yields the protein MAMRAALRCLSANFSPRLPQLSQVSATRLQWRSGSPRTLSTSSVLSAALKFTDKHEWVQVEGGVGIVGISNYAQEALGDVVYCGLPEVGQRLEQMDEFGALESVKAASELYSPLTGEVTEINTELAENPGLVNKDCYAKGWIIKMTIEKPEELDGLMDQAAYDKFVKSLE